A stretch of DNA from Methylobacterium sp. CB376:
CGAGCGGCTGCGGGCCCTGATGCTGTCGGGCCGCGCGGCCTGACCGGCCCGCTGTCCCATCCGATCAAGCCGGTCGGGCGCGACCTGCGACCATGGGCTGCCGTTCTCCGCGCGAGGGGCGATCATGCTCCACCGTCCCCGATTACTCCTCCTCCTCCTCCTCGCCGCCGCGCCCGCCGCGGCCCGGGCCGAGACGGATCCGGCCGCGGCGCTCCCGGTCGGCACCGTCGCCGCCCAGAAGAAGGCCATCGACAAGGCCCTCGACTTCGTCGGCCGGGTCGAGGCGGTGAGCCGCGTCGAGGTGCGGGCCCGCGTCACCGGCTTCCTCGACACCGTCCTGTTCAAAGAGGGGGACCTCGTGAAGGAGGGCGCGCCCCTCTACCGGATCGAGCCCGACCTGTTCGAGGCCGCGGTGAAGCAGGCCGAGGGCGCGCTGGAGCGCAGCCACGCGGCCGAGACGCTCGCGGCGATCCAGCTCCAGCGGGCGCAGGACCTCCTCGATCGCAGTTCGGGCACCGTGGTCGCGCGTGACCAAGCCCGCGCCGCCCTCGACCAGTCGCGGGGTGCCGTGACGGGCGACGAGGCGAACCTGAGGACCGCGGAGATCAACCTCGGCTACACGAAGATCCTCTCGCCCATCGCCGGCCGGATCGGCCGGACCAGCGTCACCAAGGGCAACGTGGTGGGGCCCGACAGCGGCGTGCTGACCACCATCGTCAGCCAGGACCCGATGTATGTCAGCTTCCCGGTGAGCCAGCGCGAGTTCCTGCGGATGCAGCAGGGCGGTCCGCAGCCGGACCGCAGCAAGATCGCCGTGCGGATCCGCTTCTCGGACGG
This window harbors:
- a CDS encoding efflux RND transporter periplasmic adaptor subunit, producing MLHRPRLLLLLLLAAAPAAARAETDPAAALPVGTVAAQKKAIDKALDFVGRVEAVSRVEVRARVTGFLDTVLFKEGDLVKEGAPLYRIEPDLFEAAVKQAEGALERSHAAETLAAIQLQRAQDLLDRSSGTVVARDQARAALDQSRGAVTGDEANLRTAEINLGYTKILSPIAGRIGRTSVTKGNVVGPDSGVLTTIVSQDPMYVSFPVSQREFLRMQQGGPQPDRSKIAVRIRFSDGSTYDQVGRINFVDISVDRSTDTVLVRASMPNPAGTLRDGQLVQVALQTGMPEEKVVVPQGALIADQGGVYVFVVEDGRAVTRRVTVASGAGGSDAVIEAGLSGGELVIVDGLQRVRPGLPVRAVPASAAAGRT